Within Pecten maximus chromosome 15, xPecMax1.1, whole genome shotgun sequence, the genomic segment ccccccccccccccaatgtAACAATCTCACTATAAAACTATTCTTTTTcagaaaagaagaagaaagaagCCATAGTAGCATCAACGGCTTTGACCCATGCACTAGTCGACCATCTGAATGGAGGGTAAGGCCATCTCTCCCGGCTGCCTGCCACATAGATAGAGTAATGGTATTTTCATGGGCCTGTTCCGTGGATAGGGATATGTCACCTGAGTGCTTATGACGCCAAACTCTTACATGAGAGATATTCCTGTCTATAGTACTGGCTTAGTTTGATACTTTACTTAAAAATATTGTAAGGTGTTATAAATTGTCTTTATCGCTCCATCACGAAGATGTGCATCAAATTTGACATGGGGATTTAACAAGTAAACACTTACAGATGTATTTATTGTCACTATAAATGCAATCTgtgtgacagataaatagaatggcACCTGTTAGGGCTTGGTATACAAATTACTTTGGTTAAGTGCCATTTGAAAATCATTTTGTTAGTGCTCAACTTGCATTTTAGGTAGTACTGATGCAATTTCTACTTGGGTagcaaaatatttaatatttgacTTAATTACACAATTTTCAGCTTGTATTGTTTGGggtgaaaatgtaaaaattcaATTTTGCAATTGCACATTGTAGAaagtttaaatgtttataagaGTCATTCTGTTTTTACATGTTATAATGGTCCTTAAACTAcaatatgttttcaaaatataacGACATTCTGATGCTACTCAATTTATGATATGTGTCTTGGTGTAAATACTGTTGGTAACACGAAGGTCTGTGCATACACGGAACTATAATAATTTTGACCTCCAACTTTTAATTGCAGTGTGGCCCAGGCTTATGTCAACCAGAAGAAGCTAGACACAGAGACAAAAATACTACAAGCCAACGCGGGTCAGTTCTCAAAACAAACCATCCAATGGCTGAAACTTGTAGAGGATTTCAACACATCACTTAAGGTAagaagagttacctccctttacttTACAGCCAGAAAATTGACTAGTTAACTCCCCTGATTAAATTTCTTTctaaaaattgtttaaataatttcaCATAAGGTTATTAAGGGTCATGTAAAGGTATTGAGGGTTAAAGATGGTACATAGTCCACAGCGGGTAGATATGAAGGTATACAAGAATATCTACTCAACACaacatatgaaaaaaaagataataacaACATCctatgaaactgaaaataaaatacaaaacaaagatGGAGCACAATAGAATTTCTTTCGGAAgcaatgaattatttatttgttttgagtttaaaatataaaagttgCTTAAATGTTTAGATGGtgataacaacactacctatgTAACTGTCTGTTCTTGTTTTCAACCGATCATGATTAATCTTGTCAGAGATGTAGCATCTTTGATAAAATCATGtgttaaaatttaaacaatgtaaaatatctgGAATGTTTactacattttaaaacaatagaaTACTTACAGGGGTCGAATTTAACTTTTTTCATCACATAGCTCTTCATTGCCAGTGCCTAAAATTTCCAGCAGTAAAGTGAAACTTTCAACTAGCAAACCCTATAGCagtgttttcattaatataaaatgaagTAGAGAAAATACAGGAATCACACCACACCACTTACTGGAAAGATTTCATTTCATTCgtcataaaatcataatttctAATGTTATCTTTTTTCCACTCATATTTTCACTATCTGTGCTCGTGTTTCAGGTGTATGAACAGATTACCGGGGAAAACATACTAGCAAAAACTTGAGTGTAGATAAAATTTTACTTAGCATTTCCTGCAATTTAATTGACATTTTGCTAGTTATAATGAGTTAAATTTAAACTCTGACTTAACCTTTCTCTTAACACATTATTATGTTAATGATGAACTCATTACAGGAACTTGGTGATGTAGAGAATTGGGCGCGTAGTATAGAGACCGACATGAGAACCATATCTAGTGCCCTGGAGTATGCCTACAGGAAAAGTAAGTAAAGTAGGTACACATTTTCTTTCTCTGCATGTTTTTATTGTGACGTTATCGTAAATAATAATCAACACAATTGTAGTCTAATCTGTATTGATGGAAGTGTTGATGGAAATGATATCTAAACAGTCTTATAAGAGATGGCATGTTAATGAGATCTATGATTTTTAAATCCAAGTCAGATTTAAGAGACAGCCATTTTTGGTTCATCttagaattttttaaaacatttttagtGCCTGAAAACTATGGTATGTGATATAAGAtaattttgattggttggtCAGGTTTGCTACAACTAATTGAGCCCCACATGGAAAACTAGGGCAGATgtcatgtagttatcacactGTCAATCTCTCAGTCAGCACTTTCATTTCCAGAGATAATACCTGAATCCTGAAATCTAGACTGGCCACCCGCCCTAAAGTTTTTTGTAAAGAATTGCTCCACTAAAttttaatactagattatctcccctagcttgaaacttagaatcagacatattcTGGAGACCCGAATTATAACGCTCAAATTAATTTGGGAGACAGTCTACCAGAAGGCCTAAATTTCTAAAAATTTGCATGGTAATTATGTACCGTGATGTTGAGATGTCAAATAGCCGAAGGTCTAGATCAAATTTACTTAAAATAAAACTAGGAGTATTGggtaccgtaaatattcgcgtatagtgcgcactttttttcaaaaattgacaagtgaaaaagaccactgcgcactatacgcaagtacaagccttttcccagtcagaatgaatgtgatttgactgagatttgtgatcgtttcctttcacagcaggattgatttaatacttatatatatatattacatatataaagcatttagaaagtaatagttaacaaataatcaaagaaaatgaatagttattttgatgtttaattccttgaaattgtgtatttatcagcaattacgtggattATCTTAGTCGATCATGAACCACACGTTCCGTACACAAacgatctcacttgagcatgttctcgtattcaggtccaaaacgatgtataaacatctcaattaacatcaaacaaaacttagATTATTAAGTCAacatattctttaaaaatatttttaatgataaaaaagagAAGAAGCTGCATCAACTGCTTTGACCCATGCACTAGTCGACCATCTGAATGGAGGGTAAGGCCATCTTTCCCGGCTGCCTGCAACATAAGATAGAGTAATGATATTTTCATGGGCCTGTTCCTTGGATAGGGATATGTCACCTGAGTGCTGgtcagccaaactcttacatgaGAGATATTCCTGTCTATAGTACTGGCTTAAGTTTGATACTTTACTTAAAAATATTGTAAGGTGTTATAAATTGTCTTTATCGCTCCATCACGAAGATGTGCATCAAATTTGACATGGGGATTTAACAAGTAAACACTTACAGATGTATTTATTGTCACTATAAATGCAATCTgtgtgacagataaatagaatggcCCCCGTTAGGGCTTGGTATACAAATTACTCTGGTTAAGTGCCATTTGAAAATCATTTTGTTAGTGCTCAACTTGCATTTTAGGTAGTACTGATGCAATTTCTACTTGGATagcaaaatatttaatatttgacTTAATTACACAATTTTCAGCTTGTATTGTTTGGggtgaaaatgtaaaaattcaATTTTGCAATTGCACATTGTAGaaagttaaatgtttataaGAGTCATTCTGTTTTTACATGTTATAATGGTCCTTAAACTAcaatatgttttcaaaatataacGACATTCTGATGCTACTCAATTTATGATATGTGTCTTGGTGTAAATACTGTTGGTAACACGACGGTCTGTGCATACACGGAACTATAATAATTTTGACCTCCAACCTTTAATTGCAGTGTGGCCCAGGCTTATGTCAACCAGAAGAAGCTAGACACAGAGACAAAAATACTACAAGCCAACGCGGGTCAGTTCTCAAAACAAACCATCCAATGGCTGAAACTTGTAGAGGATTTCAACACATCACTTAAGGTAAGAAGAGTTACATCCCTTTACTTTACAGCCAGAAAATTGACTAGTTAACTCCCCTGATTAAATTTCTTTctaaaaattgtttaaataatttcaCATAAGGGTATTAAGGGTCATGTAAAGGTATTGAGGGTTAAAGATGGTACATAGTCCACAGCGGGTAGATATGAAGGTATACAAGAATATCTACTCAACAcaacatatgaaaaaaaaagataataacaACATCctatgaaactgaaaataaaatacaaaacaaagatGGAGCACAATAGGATTTCTTTCGGAAgcaatgaattatttatttgttttgagtttaaaatataaaagttgCTTAAATGTTTAGATGGtgataacaacactacctatgTAACTGTCTGTTCTTGTTTTCAATCGATCATGATTAATCTTGTCAGAGATGTAGCATCTTTGATAAAATCATGtgttaaaatttaaacaatgtaaaatatctgGAATGTTTactacattttaaaacaatagaaTACTTACAGGGGTCAAAATTAACTTTTTTCATCACATAGCTATTCATTGCCAGTGCCTAAAATTTCCAGCAGTAAAGTGAAACTTTCAACTAGCAAACCCTATAGcaatgttttcattaatataaaatgaagTAGAGAAAATACAGGAATCACACCACACCACTTACTGGAAAGATTTCATTTCATTCgtcataaaatcataatttctAATGTTATCTTTTTTCCACTCATATTTTCACTATCTGTGCTCGTGTTTCAGGTGTATGAACAGATTATCGGGGAAAACATACTAGCAAAAACTTGAGTGTAGACAAAATTTTACTTAGCATTTCCTGCAATTTAATTGACATTTTGCTAGTTATAAAGAGTTAAATTTAAACTCTGACTTAACCTTTCTCTTAACACATTATTATGTTAATGATGAACTCATTACAGGAACTTGGTGATGTAGAGAATTGGGCGCGTAGTATAGAGACCGACATGAGAACCATATCTAGTGCCCTGGAGTATGCCTACAGGAAAAGTAAGTAAAGTAGGTACACATTTTCTTTCTCTGCATGTTTTTATTGTGACGTTATCGTAAATAATAATCAACACAATTGTAGTCTAATCTGTATTGATGGAAGTGTTGATGGAAATGATATCTAAACAGTCTTATAAGAGATGGCATTTTAATGAGACCTATGATTTTTGAACCCGAATCAGTTTTAAGAGACAACCATTTTTGGTTCATCTCCTCAGAATTTTCTAAAACATTTTAAGTGCCTGAAAACTATGGTATGTGATATAAGAtaattttgattggttggtCAGGTTTACTACAATTAATTGAGCCCCACATGGAAAATAAGGGCAGatgacatgtagttatcacactGTCAATCTCTCAGTCAGCACTTTCATTTCCAGAGATAATACCTGAATCCTGAAATCTAGACTGGCCAGCCGCCCTAAAGTTTTTTGTAAAGAATTGCTGCACTAAAttttaatactagattatctccccctagcttgaaacttagaatcagCCATATCCTGGAGACCCGAATTATAACGCTCAAATTAATTTGGGAGACAGTCTACCAGAAGGCCTAAATTTCTAAAAAATTTACATGGTAATTATGTACCGTGATGTTGAGATGTCAAATAGCCGAAGGTCTAGATCAAATTTACTTAAAATAAAACTAGGAGTATTGggtaccgtaaatattcgcgtatagtgcgcactttttttcaaaaattgacaagtgaaaaagaccactgcgcactatacgcaagtacaagccttttcccagtcagaatgaatgtgatttgactgagatttgtgatcgtttcctttcacagcaggattgatttaatacttatatatatatattacatatataaagcatttagaaagtaatagttaacaaataatcaaagaaatgaatagttattttgatgtttaattccttgaaattgtgtatttatcagcaattacgtggatttatcTTAGTCGATCATGAACCACACGTTCCGTACACAAacgatctcacttgagcatgttctcgtattcaggtccaaaacgatgtataacatctcaattaacatcaaacaaaacttgaaatgatatagcagtacttagttatttcatacttctaaattaatcatCTTATTAATCCAGAGTGctgccagaaactgataacgttcaacttgtttatttacggaagctgtaacagcacgcatgcgcaattaggcaagtgtaacactaatgccttgatctcatgcggcagtcactgaccaactggccatataaaatacgatctgactgtgaaaactaccggggtactcttatttattgtctgcactgtagatttatccattacacatgttaattcattgacataaaagttgtgaccagcacGACGACGGCTGACTTGTTTCTGTtctgtatacaaaatggcggcctgtgttacattacgtagcagtcagcttactagtcaatcttgttataattgagcttaattagctttgtatgttcgTGGACAGGCAACACAAGAGATCATACCTgcgtgaaaatcacaaggttattgagggtaggattaattattttgtttgtacaacagcgtagatggggccgctacaatttgcaagctgactagaTATAGGCCTGTcgcggtataatgtaaacaacctgtcaatccaatgtgtcaaatctgaccggtgattccaattaaatgtggtaaataagctttcataagttacaaattcctATCATCTCATGCTTTAGAATTCATCTAGATTTCTACCGctcagttgaatattgaaaaaaaaaaattgttaatttttttttttttttgaaaatgaacctcaaaaacgtacctgcgcactatacgcgagtgcgcactatacgcgaatatttatGGTATATTGGATcttgacctcaaggtcaaatatgtacaaatatttggATATGTGGGAGTTGCAATATACCTTTTAATTTGTGGTCCACTTATGAATTGGCAGTACTATGTCTTTGGATCatcatatgtaaaaaaaatattacaaaaacaaaaataatctcCAATTGGATATGAGTTGTCATTGTCCAAGATTGATTAAAGAGTGAATTATAAAGAATGTAATATTGTTAGATTAATGATTTTAGATGTGTTTAGATTATaaagaataaaacattgtaagattaatgattttagatgtgtttagattataaataatgaaatattgtaaGATTAATGATTTTAGATGTGTCTAgattataaataatgaaatattgtaaGATAATGATTTTAGATGTGTTTAGATTATAAAGAATGTAATATTGTTAGATTAATGATTTTAGATGTGTTTAgattataaataatgaaatattgtaaGATAATGATTTTAGATGTGTTTAGATTATaaagaataaaacattgtaagATTAATGATTTTAGATGTGTTTAGATTATAAAGAATCATTGTAAGATTAATGATTTTAGATGTGTTTATATCataaagaataaaatattgtaagaTTAATGATTTTAGATGTGTTTAGATTATAAAGAATAAACTATTGTAAGATTAATTATTTGAGATGTGTTTAGATTATAAAGAATCATTGTAAGATTAATGATTTTAGATGTGTTTAGATTATAAAGAATCATTGTAAGGTTAATGATTTAGATGTGTTTAGATTATAAAGAATAAACTATTGTAAGGTTAATGATTTTAGATGTGTTTAGATTATAAAGAATCATTGTAAGGTTAATGATCTTAGATGTTAAGATTGTCAGTCATTCTTATTTTCACATTTGCTTAAAGCTGAATGAGATGCCACCATGTCCTCTGGAAGAAACAACTTGGAAGACCGGGAGAGGGAGGGTCATCAACCAATGTTTACAAGATGTTGGATCAGATGGAATCAGAACTCCCAGAGGAGACATGGAAGGTTCGAGAAGAAAGTGAATATGTAGATTATGTCTGGAGGAAGAATGTTGTGTATATGATGTTAACTGTTGGAGTAAGCCGAGTACAATGTGTAGAGTAAGAGTATGTCTATTGAGTATGTGCTGAAGAGTGATTATGTTAGATATGTTTTGAGTTTAAATATGTTGAGTATGTCTTATTTACTGTTGGATTAAGTTGAATACAAGGTGTAGAGTTTAAATAAGTCAACTTGAATGTACTTTTGAGTTTGAGTATATGCTCTTTAAACTTGAGTTCGTTGAGTTAGAGTGTGCTTGAGAATTTAAACATGTTGAGTATATGCTGTAGAATTTAAATATCTGACAAGTTCTAGAcaaacgaaacagctgtatggtgcagtttaattaatttttggCACTATTGTATCTAACTGTATAATGAAAGGATGCTAAATATATTGTGTCTTTTGTACGTTCCTGTGACACATATGATTTATGTTCAGAGTAAAGCGTGGTTATTAAAGCTATCTGCATACATAAGTAACTTGTAAGTTTCTTGACAACATAGGGAAGtttctttttcaattattattCCACTTTATTCATTTAAACTTTTTGTGCTGGTATGTTCAATAACTCAAGTGTCCACTTAACTTTTTTCCATTACTGTACACATTTACGAGATCGCATGTTTTGCGTTCTgtgtaaaaaaaagaaatgatgcaAATCTGAGTTTATATTCTTACTTAAGAAAATGAAATGGGATCATTAAAACCTCAATTCCAAGAATGAATGTGATATCTCAAATATATGTGAACAATGTTATTGAAGCTATGAGTACTACATCACTGATATGTGTACATCACCATTGCTTTTTGTGTACATACACatgtgatataaataaaatatattgatatcaagCTTTTCCTTCATCTATTTCAACTGTTTGAATATttctacattgtacatgtgcaa encodes:
- the LOC117343651 gene encoding biogenesis of lysosome-related organelles complex 1 subunit 1-like isoform X2; this encodes MNMLSSLLKQHQAKQQVRKDKQEKKKKEAIVASTALTHALVDHLNGGVAQAYVNQKKLDTETKILQANAGQFSKQTIQWLKLVEDFNTSLKELGDVENWARSIETDMRTISSALEYAYRKTE
- the LOC117343651 gene encoding biogenesis of lysosome-related organelles complex 1 subunit 1-like isoform X1 translates to MNMLSSLLKQHQAKQQVRKDKQEKKKKEAIVASTALTHALVDHLNGGVAQAYVNQKKLDTETKILQANAGQFSKQTIQWLKLVEDFNTSLKELGDVENWARSIETDMRTISSALEYAYRKSK